In a single window of the Nicotiana tomentosiformis chromosome 10, ASM39032v3, whole genome shotgun sequence genome:
- the LOC104089664 gene encoding rhamnogalacturonan I rhamnosyltransferase 1 encodes MEVRSESEVHIRSEKVPLQQGQVIQRTRLKVWFIRVCSSILIWTCLVQLIAVWELYHPRLFSGFTGYTKLSLHVEETLPSPLPLLPARNYTNNGFLQVSCNGGLNQMRAAICDMVTVARLLNLTLVVPELDKASFWADPSNFDDIFDVRHFTASLRDEVRIIKRLPKRFSRRYGYQPLVMPPVSWSNEKYYLQQILPLFSKHQVIHFNKTDTRLANNGMPPELQKLRCRVNFQALKFTPEIEALGEKLVHMLQARGPFVALHLRYEMDMLAFSGCTHGCTEEEAEELKRLRYAFPWWKEKEIISEERRSQGLCPLTPEEAALILQALGFEKDIQIYIASGDIYGGERRLAALRAAFPKIVKKEMLLDPGELRQFQNHSSQMAALDFIVSTASNVFVPTYDGNMAKVVEGHRRYLGFRKTIRLDRKRLVQLLDLHQNGTLTWDEFTAAVRQSHEGRMGQPTRRRVIADKPKEEDYFYANPQECLCESARCDDLLGPDNSTEVQ; translated from the exons ATGGAGGTTAGATCTGAGAGTGAGGTACATATTAGAAgtgaaaaagtaccattacaacaAGGGCAAGTGATACAGAGAACAAGATTAAAAGTTTGGTTCATAAGGGTTTGTTCCAGCATTTTGATATGGACATGTTTGGTTCAGCTTATTGCTGTTTGGGAACTTTATCATCCACGTTTATTTTCTGGTTTTACTGGATATACTAAGCTCTCTCTTCATGTTGAAGAGACTTTGCCTTCTCCTTTGCCTCTTCTTCCAGCTA GAAATTATACAAATAATGGGTTTCTTCAAGTGTCCTGCAATGGTGGCTTGAATCAAATGCGTGCAGCC ATCTGTGACATGGTGACTGTTGCACGGCTTCTGAATCTAACTTTGGTTGTCCCAGAGCTTGATAAAGCATCTTTCTGGGCAGATCCTAG CAATTttgatgatatttttgatgtgAGACATTTTACTGCTTCACTAAGAGATGAAGTTCGGATAATAAAGAGATTGCCAAAGAGGTTCAGCAGGAGATATGGATACCAACCACTAGTAATGCCTCCTGTTAGCTGGTCAAACGAAAAGTACTACTTGCAACAG ATTCTGCCTCTCTTCAGCAAGCATCAAGTGATACATTTCAACAAGACAGATACTAGACTAGCAAACAACGGGATGCCTCCTGAGCTTCAAAAACTCAGATGTCGGGTGAATTTTCAGGCACTGAAATTCACTCCAGAGATCGAGGCTTTGGGAGAAAAATTGGTACATATGCTTCAGGCGAGAGGACCATTTGTAGCATTGCATCTACGATATGAGATGGATATGTTGGCATTCTCTGGTTGCACTCATGGCTGCACTGAAGAGGAAGCTGAGGAGCTCAAACGGTTAAG GTATGCATTCCCATGGTGGAAGGAGAAAGAGATTATATCTGAGGAGAGGAGATCTCAGGGCTTGTGTCCCCTCACCCCAGAGGAGGCAGCTTTGATTCTGCAAGCGTTGGGTTTTGAAAAAGACATACAAATATATATTGCATCTGGTGACATTTACGGAGGTGAAAGGAGGCTTGCTGCTTTGAGAGCTGCCTTCCCAAAGATT GTGAAAAAGGAAATGCTGCTTGATCCTGGGGAGTTGCGGCAGTTCCAGAATCATTCATCTCAGATGGCAGCCCTCGATTTTATAGTGTCAACTGCTAGTAATGTATTTGTTCCTACTTATGATGGGAACATGGCTAAAGTTGTTGAAGGTCATCGTAG GTATCTTGGTTTTAGAAAAACCATTCGATTGGATCGCAAAAGACTTGTACAGCTGTTAGATTTGCATCAGAACGGAACACTTACGTGGGATGAGTTTACAGCTGCAGTCCGGCAGTCACATGAAGGAAGAATGGGGCAGCCGACTCGTCGCAGAGTTATTGCAGACAAACCAAAAGAAGAAGATTATTTCTATGCAAATCCACAGGAGTGTCTGTGTGAGAGTGCAAGATGTGATGATTTGTTAGGCCCTGATAATTCAACTGAGGTCCAATGA